From Penicillium digitatum chromosome 5, complete sequence, one genomic window encodes:
- a CDS encoding Protein kinase family protein: protein MDFLKSAIGSAIAKGGGLPFSLGDRVDIGDSVWALHNGTKRDDGSTCSVFTFDVNANKSRLPLAKNAVRKSRTLRHPGVIKVLDTIETEHTLYIVTERVEPLSWPVKRRSLSEETAKWGLYTVASTLKFINDDASSVHGAVRASSVFTSESGEWKLGGFDILSSMKEDDAIIYTYGSSVPDAGRYTPPEVVKTGWDTIKRNPLAAVDAYGLGILIFEVFNGGFSGGDQAGKTTNIPPSMQQSYKRLCTANPKLRLSPGHFVEQGKKQGGFFQTPLIRMTEDIDSLGLKSDAEREEFIHELDNLSDDFPEEFFKMKVLPELLKSVEFGGGGPKVLGATLKIGAKLSPEEFNAKLTPVIVRLFGNTDRALRVCLLDNLPSMIDNLPQRVVNDKIFPQMTSGFTDVAPVVREQTVKAVLTIINKLNDRIVNGELLKFLARTANDEQPGIRTNTTICLGRIAKNLGQSTRSKVLIAAFTRAIRDPFVHARNAGLLALSATVDVFSEEDCASKILPAICPGLLDKEKLIRDQANKTLDFYIQRIRKYASTMPDTVIPPAAPAEVNKSDARVGTPNDKSWAGWAISSFTNKIATAHGEIESTANATKTVDPDTARSASVPRPAKPSPSTPAELPKQALRPAAQSLNRSMSDRPAQVAYDEPEEEGDDVFDAWGAMNDDEKDDDLFTAAVTSPKPTSPVPSSSKVPVTPYDDGGEPDFAGWLAAKSQTKAKNPLPKGLTKAASTNTVTTRSTLNTAKPRTVVAPKKIDTKPKDEDADDDWGDAWE, encoded by the exons ATGGATTTCTTGAAATCAGCTATCGGATCTGCCATCGCGAAGGGCGGAGGACTCCCATTTTCCCTCGGCGACAGAGTCGACATCGGTGATTCGGTCTGGGCACTGCACAACGGTACGAAACGG GATGACGGTTCCACTTGCAGCGTCTTTACATTTGATGTCAATGCGAACAAGTCACGCCTTCCTCTTGCGAAAAATGCGGTGCGCAAGTCTAGAACGTTGCGGCATCCTGGTGTTATTAAGGTTCTGGATACGATTGAG ACGGAGCACACTCTTTATATTGTCACGGAACGAGTCGAGCCACTCAGCTGGCCGGTGAAGCGGAGGAGCTTGAGCGAAGAGACGGCCAAGTGGGGGTTGTATACCGTGGCG TCCACTCTCAAATTCATCAATGACGATGCTTCTTCGGTTCACGGCGCCGTGCGCGCATCCTCGGTGTTCACAAGCGAGAGCGGCGAATGGAAGCTAGGAGGATTTGACATTCTGAGCTCTATGAAGGAAGACGATGCGATTATCTAT ACATACGGAAGCAGTGTGCCTGATGCCGGTCGATACACGCCCCCGGAAGTTGTAAAAACAGGCTGGGACACTATCAAGCGTAATCCTTTGGCCGCAGTCGATGCTTACGGGTTGGGTATCTTGATATTCGAGGTTTTTAATGGGGGGTTCTCAGGCGGCGACCAAGCTGGCAAGACGACGAACATTCCTCCCAGCATGCAGCAGAGCTATAAGCGTCTTTGCACCGCCAACCCGAAGCTACGATTGAGCCCAGGGCATTTCGTGGAGCAGGGAAAGAAACAAGGTGGATTCTTCCAGACACCACTTATTCGAATGACCGAAGACATCGACAGCCTGGGGCTCAAGAGTGACGCTGAGCGTGAAGAATTTATCCA CGAGCTTGATAATCTCTCTGATGACTTCCCCGAGGAATTCTTTAAGATGAAGGTGCTCCCCGAGCTGCTCAAGTCCGTCGAGTTTGGTGGCGGCGGGCCGAAAGTTCTTGGAGCTACTTTGAAGATTGGAGCAAAGCTGTCACCAGAAGAATTTAACGCTAAGCTAACCCCTGTTATCGTCCGCTTATTTGGAAACACGGATCGAGCATTGCGGGTCTGCCTCTTGGATAACCTTCCGTCAATGATCGATAATCTTCCCCAGAGAGTTGTCAACGACAAGATATTCCCTCAAATG ACTTCAGGCTTCACCGATGTCGCCCCGGTGGTTCGAGAGCAAACAGTGAAGGCTGTTCTGACTATCATCAACAAACTAAATGATCGGATTGTCAACGGCGAACTGTTGAAGTTCCTCGCCCGCACTGCTAACGATGAGCAACCTGGCATCCGGACAAACACCACCATTTGTCTCGGCCGGATTGCTAAGAACCTTGGTCAAAGT ACTCGATCCAAGGTGCTTATTGCAGCATTTACAAGAGCTATCAGAGATCCATTTGTCCATGCTCGAAATGCAGGACTTTTGGCTTTGTCCGCGACGGTCGATGTATTTAGCGAAGAAGATTGTGCTTCTAAGATCTTACCCGCTATCTGCCCTGGACTTTTGGACAAGGAAAA ATTGATCCGCGACCAAGCAAACAAGACACTTGATTTTTATATCCAGCGGATACGGAAATATGCTAGCACGATGCCAGATACCGTCATACCCCCTGCGGCACCTGCAGAAGTTAACAAATCCGATGCTCGTGTTGGAACCCCCAATGATAAATCCTGGGCTGGCTgggccatttcatcattcaCAAACAAAATCGCAACAGCTCACGGCGAGATTGAATCCACCGCCAACGCTACCAAGACTGTTGATCCCGATACTGCCCGCTCAGCGTCGGTCCCTCGTCCTGCCAAACCATCACCCTCAACCCCAGCTGAACTACCAAAACAAGCCCTCCGTCCCGCAGCTCAATCCTTAAACCGGTCAATGTCAGATCGCCCAGCCCAGGTGGCCTACGACGAGCCTGAAGAAGAGGGCGATGACGTTTTCGATGCCTGGGGTGCGATGAACGACGACGAAAAAGACGACGATTTATTCACTGCCGCTGTAACCTCTCCCAAACCCACATCTCCTGTTCCCTCATCGAGCAAAGTCCCGGTGACACCCTACGACGATGGCGGCGAACCCGATTTTGCCGGCTGGTTGGCTGCAAAGTCTCAGACCAAGGCCAAAAATCCTCTGCCAAAGGGTCTGACCAAGGCTGCATCTACCAACACTGTTACAACACGGTCAACACTAAACACCGCTAAGCCTCGGACTGTAGTTGCACCAAAGAAGATCGACACCAAACCCAAAGACGAAGACGCCGATGATGATTGGGGAGATGCATGGGAGTAA
- a CDS encoding Flavin amine oxidase, with protein sequence MSIPLYHALVAESSIPEVDVAIIGGGLSGLSTAKNLAAANRSFVILEARDRVGGRVLNANLTGKNVQELGAAYVGPTQNRVLALTAELGLPTYKTYTVGKATFYRNHTARHYQDSLGGIPPVGLDSLVELALFMNDINTLASKVDLEAPWSTPNAPALDSMTLETYVNSRLSTADSRVLLDVAIPAILSTELREPSLPYALWCIAAAGDESGPGTINRLIGVDGGAQDSRVRGGTQLLATRLADKLGSQNIYLNTPVRKVQLKESRYLVSSDEVAISARHVVVAMSPPLASRITFDPLLPAGRDQLNQRMPMGALGKAIAIFPSAWWRHEGLNGEGVSDTGSIRVTYDNSPADGSFGAIMGFIEADEMRKLDAVSEDEVKRQVKQSFANFFGPRMENATDVLVQRWDLEEFSRGGPSAFMPPGVLTQYGSFLRAPVGRIHFAGTETSLRWIGYMDGAISSGERVAGEILENW encoded by the coding sequence ATGTCAATCCCCCTTTACCATGCATTGGTTGCAGAGTCGTCCATCCCCGAAGTCGACGTTGCCATAATCGGCGGTGGTCTATCAGGATTATCTACCGCCAAGAATCTTGCAGCGGCCAATCGATCCTTCGTTATCCTAGAAGCAAGAGACCGAGTCGGTGGTCGCGTGCTCAATGCCAATCTCACAGGAAAGAACGTCCAAGAACTAGGCGCCGCATACGTTGGACCAACACAAAACCGCGTGCTAGCTCTCACAGCCGAACTCGGTCTACCCACCTACAAGACATACACGGTGGGAAAGGCAACGTTCTATCGAAACCACACAGCGCGTCATTATCAAGACAGTTTAGGTGGCATACCTCCCGTGGGCCTAGACTCACTCGTTGAACTTGCACTCTTCATGAACGACATCAATACCCTAGCGAGTAAAGTCGACCTAGAAGCACCATGGAGTACTCCGAATGCTCCGGCGCTGGATTCAATGACCCTAGAAACATACGTCAACTCTCGACTCTCCACTGCCGACTCTCGCGTTCTCCTCGACGTGGCCATCCCAGCCATCCTATCGACCGAACTGAGAGAACCGTCTCTGCCCTACGCGTTGTGGTGCATAGCTGCCGCCGGAGACGAATCGGGACCTGGAACAATCAACCGCCTCATCGGCGTCGACGGAGGTGCACAGGACAGTCGAGTTAGGGGTGGAACGCAGTTGCTCGCAACCCGACTCGCCGACAAACTCGGCTCACAAAACATCTACCTCAACACACCCGTGCGCAAAGTCCAGCTCAAAGAATCCCGCTATCTAGTCTCTTCCGATGAAGTCGCCATTTCAGCCCGACACGTGGTGGTGGCCATGTCCCCACCTCTAGCAAGTCGCATCACATTCGATCCGCTCCTACCCGCCGGAAGAGATCAGTTAAACCAGCGCATGCCCATGGGGGCACTTGGCAAAGCCATTGCTATCTTCCCCAGCGCCTGGTGGCGGCATGAAGGGCTCAACGGCGAAGGTGTGAGTGACACCGGATCGATCCGAGTGACATACGACAACTCGCCGGCGGATGGATCCTTCGGGGCAATCATGGGGTTCATTGAAGCGGATGAGATGCGCAAGCTGGATGCTGTGAGCGAGGACGAGGTTAAGCGCCAGGTCAAGCAGAGTTTTGCGAATTTCTTTGGTCCGCGCATGGAAAATGCTACTGATGTCCTCGTGCAGAGGTGGGATCTGGAGGAGTTCTCCCGTGGGGGTCCTAGTGCTTTCATGCCGCCGGGGGTTTTGACGCAGTATGGGTCTTTTTTACGGGCTCCGGTTGGGAGGATCCATTTTGCTGGAACTGAGACTTCGCTAAGGTGGATTGGGTATATGGATGGGGCTATCAGCTCGGGGGAACGGGTTGCTGGGGAGATTTTGGAGAATTGGTGA
- a CDS encoding Zinc finger, MYND-type, with product MGRWGWRLFESDQDLDVAIALSNDNLGITTGHWEHRLSAMVHQTDMLAPQEAVALYSTTEYAYSLANVTIPYVRQKLDTDNLGERMFTASRAMESDPDDLFQESKYRTIILGALMMRAGARINRADLQHLRDLVPQINCTSRRTIFEDHGFRAPGKAQFLAALDHYQPGVPRNFQDPSCFKCGKIEEDIGHKPLKCKKCNFAMYCSKVGKMKTKFSSRVLILHRTASVTSGANIE from the exons ATGGGTCGATGGGGCTGGC GTCTGTTTGAAAGCGACCAAGACCTCGACGTCGCTATTGCCTTGTCCAACGACAATCTAGGTATCACGACCGGTCACTGGGAGCACAGGTTGAGTGCGATGGTTCATCAAACAGACATGCTGGCACCGCAGGAGGCCGTGGCTCTCTACAGTACCACGGAATATGCCTACTCGCTAGCTAACGTCACCATCCCGTACGTCCGCCAGAAACTGGACACGGATAACCTTGGAGAGCGGATGTTTACTGCCAGTCGTGCCATGGAATCGGACCCGGACGACCTCTTCCAAGAATCCAAGTACCGCACCATCATTCTGGGTGCTCTCATGATGCGTGCCGGTGCTCGCATCAACCGAGCGGATTTGCAGCATCTTCGTGATCTAGTGCCCCAAATCAACTGCACCTCCCGCCGAACAATCTTCGAGGACCACGGCTTCAGAGCTCCGGGAAAGGCTCAGTTTCTGGCCGCCTTGGATCACTACCAGCCCGGCGTTCCACGTAACTTCCAAGACCCTAG CTGCTTCAAGTGTGGAAAGATCGAGGAAGATATCGGACACAAGCCTCTGAAATGCAAGAAGTGCAATTTTGCGATGTACTGCAGCAAGGTAGGCAAGATGAAAACCAAGTTCAGTTCACGGGTATTGATTCTTCATAGGACTGCCAGCGTGACCAGTGGCGCGAACATCGAGTGA
- a CDS encoding inhibitor of growth protein 3 has protein sequence MSAEHTRDWSTLLPTMKPTGQIDQAFDLPETGCFVLYQFPCVLEHPSHYVTWRNSVCHILKMHRLHRLIDSGIARPYKDSPNAQRWQQMSIEVRNWIAWNMNPILVRMIVKEEPRAELADEFMVGADTILLQGHTRSPVQDFDDVSAGLFNLIRCRRDDYSSIRLFVHRLMEYYTHTLNLKMGIPPFVPLLILLHEIEGDVGTAFVKLRYDQLDDLNNITQDVTKAYFEDVYFDVLEHLELMGQTPRDAHHPLTE, from the coding sequence ATGTCTGCAGAGCACACTCGCGATTGGTCGACCCTTCTGCCAACTATGAAGCCGACTGGACAAATTGACCAAGCATTTGATCTGCCAGAAACTGGCTGCTTTGTGCTGTACCAGTTTCCGTGTGTTTTAGAACATCCATCCCACTATGTCACTTGGCGCAATAGCGTCTGCCACATCCTGAAAATGCACAGACTTCATCGACTTATCGACTCTGGCATTGCCCGCCCTTATAAAGACTCGCCCAATGCTCAGAGATGGCAACAGATGTCGATCGAAGTCCGCAACTGGATCGCGTGGAACATGAATCCAATCCTTGTGCGCATGATTGTGAAAGAGGAACCTCGTGCTGAACTGGCAGACGAGTTCATGGTGGGGGCTGACACGATTCTTCTTCAGGGGCACACCCGCTCCCCCGTACAAGACTTCGATGATGTCTCCGCCGGTCTCTTCAATCTCATTCGGTGCCGGCGAGATGATTATTCTAGTATCCGGTTGTTTGTTCATCGTCTTATGGAGTATTACACACACACGCTGAATTTGAAAATGGGAATTCCGCCGTTTGTCCCGTTGTTGATTTTATTGCACGAAATTGAGGGTGATGTGGGAACGGCATTTGTCAAGCTAAGATACGATCAACTGGATGATTTGAACAATATCACCCAGGATGTCACCAAAGCGTACTTTGAAGATGTTTACTTTGACGTGTTGGAGCACCTTGAGTTGATGGGTCAGACACCTCGCGATGCTCATCATCCACTGACTGAATGA
- a CDS encoding WD domain, G-beta repeat family protein — MDQEEAPPPPYSAVDPLLAPANGRNNSSSQAPSAPGVADTPTQDASCSRGPTQPTVVPVHFRSAAAYFEERLPSVVNEGRSLLQHHMTIYPRSQGKDFPRRPRCWASRLDEITQQDWDIFLKHLFPPQLGLAASSQHLPRQLRAEIRRDRKDRPQETDEQRKARVSAVVAEWNECFFELRTTQIVFVYVAEPDSAPSSALCPKCYPATTGSIEGQPVRILNAPSPVPGQHVPSPTPWAMPPVFPNPQVHVPPAPYGVHGAPLYPPPISPNQPPQYYPHPPQGAWQWNTWNYPQQQQQSPNNGTQKSGTLAWITQIASQAQKYGERFSEQAQHYGDQISAQAQHYGRQVEEQALAHGRWIEEQARLHGRKSHMAGPQFGGGYYSWPAWDNSPRPIANIPMTPIQTPSPVTSPNSTSQPETITQIDSNKPKSSTNQLRIEPPVTERSRRASASSVSSESSFSSIDSISTTSDLGVLDLATVRTQLELLDDRHDRVLYNAAVDLRRQLSVLQESRREAKFSGKTHWRAGFNQSQPNNQQSSDADWGRWESPEQQQRNSVDRRAMKEEMRATKKAFRDTLRRARDEQRERRRTRRRQARQARSSDGDKTKHMHDQPLDQQLGRLRLEDPRQSNPPLPARPVSIHTQLSPILTPNRSNVGFGVASNPPSPSVSRPSTQNLMRVGGSSASLKQGKAADTSSRLKDMLLSRKAKKQQAKEDDAGGK, encoded by the coding sequence ATGGACCAAGAGGAGGCTCCACCCCCCCCATACTCGGCCGTTGATCCATTGCTCGCACCAGCGAACGGCCGGAACAACAGCTCTTCTCAAGCCCCAAGTGCTCCTGGGGTGGCTGACACCCCGACGCAGGATGCCAGTTGTTCCCGTGGCCCGACACAGCCGACAGTCGTGCCGGTGCATTTCAGATCTGCCGCTGCGTACTTTGAGGAACGGCTTCCCTCGGTCGTAAACGAGGGCCGGAGTCTTCTACAACATCATATGACCATCTATCCTCGGAGCCAAGGCAAGGATTTCCCTCGACGGCCGCGGTGCTGGGCCTCGCGGTTAGATGAGATTACTCAGCAGGACTGGGACATCTTCTTAAAGCATCTATTTCCGCCGCAATTGGGGCTCGCTGCATCCTCTCAGCACCTCCCGCGCCAATTACGGGCGGAAATCAGACGCGACCGCAAGGATCGCCCACAAGAGACCGATGAGCAACGTAAGGCTCGAGTTTCTGCCGTTGTCGCTGAATGGAACGAATGCTTTTTCGAGCTCCGCACTACTCAGATTGTCTTTGTCTATGTGGCCGAACCTGACTCTGCGCCGTCGTCTGCTTTGTGTCCCAAATGCTATCCAGCGACAACGGGTTCAATCGAAGGTCAGCCTGTTCGGATCTTAAATGCTCCATCGCCCGTGCCAGGGCAGCATGTTCCTTCTCCGACCCCTTGGGCGATGCCCCCTGTGTTCCCCAACCCCCAAGTACATGTGCCCCCAGCTCCGTATGGAGTACATGGTGCTCCTCTATACCCTCCCCCTATATCTCCTAACCAACCACCTCAATATTACCCTCATCCACCACAAGGCGCATGGCAATGGAACACTTGGAACTATCcccagcagcaacagcaatcTCCCAATAACGGCACCCAGAAGAGTGGGACTCTAGCGTGGATTACACAGATCGCATCGCAAGCGCAGAAATACGGAGAGCGGTTCAGCGAACAGGCACAACACTATGGAGACCAAATCAGCGCACAGGCACAGCATTATGGGCGGCAGGTCGAGGAGCAGGCTCTTGCACATGGCCGCTGGATTGAAGAACAGGCAAGGCTTCATGGCCGGAAGTCACATATGGCCGGACCTCAATTTGGCGGTGGCTACTACTCCTGGCCGGCCTGGGATAACTCTCCTCGTCCCATCGCCAACATCCCAATGACGCCCATCCAAACCCCCAGCCCCGTGACAAGCCCAAATTCGACCAGTCAGCCTGAGACAATTACTCAGATCGATAGCAACAAACCTAAGTCTTCAACCAATCAGCTTCGAATAGAACCTCCTGTGACCGAACGCAGCAGACGAGCATCAGCGAGCTCAGTCTCGTCCGAGTCCTCCTTCAGCTCAATTGACTCCATCTCGACAACATCGGACCTGGGCGTTCTCGACCTTGCCACAGTGCGCACTCAGTTGGAACTTCTAGATGATCGTCATGATCGGGTACTATACAACGCCGCCGTCGATCTCCGTCGGCAACTCTCAGTCCTGCAGGAGTCCCGCCGAGAAGCCAAGTTCTCTGGTAAAACTCACTGGCGAGCCGGTTTCAATCAAAGCCAACCAAATAATCAACAATCCAGCGACGCCGACTGGGGTCGCTGGGAATCACCCGAGCAGCAGCAACGCAACTCAGTTGACAGACGCGCCATGAAAGAAGAAATGCGCGCTACCAAGAAAGCGTTCCGGGATACGCTGCGCCGAGCGCGAGATGAGCAGCGCGAACGCCGACGCACTCGACGCCGCCAGGCACGACAGGCTCGCTCTAGTGACGGCGATAAGACGAAGCATATGCATGACCAGCCGCTAGATCAGCAGCTTGGAAGATTACGGCTGGAAGATCCTCGGCAATCTAATCCGCCCTTGCCTGCACGTCCAGTCAGCATTCACACGCAGCTTAGTCCAATTTTGACGCCAAATCGATCAAATGTTGGCTTTGGGGTTGCTTCTAACCCCCCTTCCCCTTCCGTCTCGCGGCCGAGTACGCAGAACTTGATGCGTGTTGGGGGTTCTTCCGCCTCTCTAAAGCAAGGGAAGGCGGCTGACACCTCCAGTCGGCTAAAGGATATGCTGTTATCGCGCAAGGCGAAGAAGCAACAGGCAAAAGAGGATGATGCGGGAGGTAAATGA
- a CDS encoding N-acetyltransferase complex ARD1 subunit, putative, whose product MVDIVPLSSYPSYIDLLPSIQTCNITNLPENYFLKYYLYHALTWPQLSFVAVVRPRNGYKSGSTGAGIAGDVSGEYPKVVGYVLAKMEEEPTDGKQHGHITSLSVMRTHRRLGIAERLMRMSQRAMAESHRAHYVSLHVRMSNFAALRLYRDTLGFEVEKVEDGYYADGEDAYAMRLDLQNMWLDWKAIEKRDANTNKEKNGEEGNEDEGEEVGELGKKDAEKMIRVKVGRGLGVGDLVEKNESKA is encoded by the exons ATGGTCGATATCGTCCCCCTCAGCAGCTACCCCTCCTACATCGACCTCCTCCCCTCCATCCAAACCTGCAACATAACAAACCTGCCAGAGAACTACTTCCTAAAATACTACCTGTACCACGCCCTAACCTGGCCGCAGCTAAGCTTCGTGGCAGTCGTACGTCCGCGCAATGGATATAAGTCCGGGTCCACGGGCGCTGGCATCGCCGGCGATGTCTCAGGCGAGTATCCTAAAGTCGTTGGATACGTTCTCGCGAAGATGGAGGAGGAGCCGACGGATGGGAAGCAGCATGGTCACATTACCAGTTTGAGTGTGATGCGCACGCATCGACGGTTGGGAATTGCGGAGAGATTGATGCGGATGAGTC AACGCGCAATGGCCGAATCTCACCGCGCGCATTACGTCTCGCTGCACGTGCGTATGTCGAACTTTGCTGCGCTGCGATTGTACCGCGACACGCTTGGCTTTGAGGTCGAGAAAGTTGAGGATGGATACTACGCTGACGGTGAGGATGCGTATGCTATGCGCTTGGATCTTCAGAACATGTGGCTTGATTGGAAGGCTATTGAGAAGCGGGATGCGAACACCAATAAGGAGAAAAATGGGGAGGAGGGGAATGAGGATGAGGGTGAAGAGGTTGGAGAGCTTGGGAAGAAGGACGCCGAGAAGATGATTCGGGTTAAGGTTGGGAGGGGACTTGGGGTTGGTGATTTGGTTGAGAAGAATGAGTCGAAGGCTTAG
- a CDS encoding Acyl-CoA N-acyltransferase — protein MRWPTTILLGFLAVTRAESTTQFSTESGKTTDGPTVVSITTPVAIPSGTYQDPSTTITLSDGDKSTIRSTTQHNGTMTVSNQTSITTSDSMTLLVGGGTTVIGNYSMNATTTTISTATNTPVVNTRPCNNYPEFCARKYSNITMVAAHNSPFVRKNNLAANQELDVTTQLNDGIRTLQLQAHYVNGTIYLCHTTCQLLNVGTLEAYLTDVNRWMRRNPYDVVTFVIGNFDYVSPENFTTPIYNSGLKDLIYTPTKVPMALNDWPTLSEMILKQKRAVFFLDYQANQTTYPWLMDEFSQMWETPFSPTDPTFPCTQQRPPGLSVAAAKDRMYMANHNLNLQLNLGALSLLIPNTAQIDEINAVNGSGSLGAMAQNCTATWGRPPNMLLVDYYNYGNFNGSVFEVAAEMNNVTYNGKCCGKTSGALREISVADMSTVLVVAVGVQMVISVF, from the exons ATGAGGTGGCCTACTACAATTCTTCTCGGGTTCCTGGCTGTGACTCGAGCAGAATCAACGACTCAATTCTCCACCGAGTCGGGGAAGACTACCGATGGACCCACGGTTGTGTCAATCACAACTCCCGTGGCAATTCCCTCGGGTACCTACCAAGATCCCAGTACAACAATCACATTGAGTGATGGCGATAAGTCGACTATTCGATCGACTACCCAACATAATGGCACAATGACAGTCTCCAACCAAACGTCTATCACGACTTCCGATTCCATGACGTTACTGGTGGGTGGAGGAACCACGGTGATTGGGAACTATAGCATGAACGCGACCACGACTACCATCAGCACGGCTACCAATACCCCTGTTGTCAATACCCGTCCCTGTAATAACTATCCTGAATTTTGTGCCAGGAAGTACTCCAATATTACTATGGTTGCAGCACACAACAGCCCGTTTGTGCGCAAGAACAACCTCGCCGCCAACCAGGAGCTGGATGTGACAACGCAGTTGAATGACGGAATTCGCACAT TGCAACTCCAAGCTCACTACGTGAATGGCACCATCTACCTGTGCCACACAACCTGTCAATTGTTGAACGTCGGCACCCTCGAAGCATACCTGACCGATGTCAACAGATGGATGCGAAGAAACCCATATGATGTGGTGACCTTTGTCATCGGCAACTTTGACTATGTCTCTCCCGAGAACTTTACAACCCCGATCTACAACTCCGGACTGAAGGATTTGATCTACACACCCACCAAGGTCCCAATGGCCCTGAACGACTGGCCCACCCTCTCGGAGATGATCCTCAAGCAGAAGCGCGCCGTCTTTTTCCTAGACTACCAGGCCAACCAGACCACTTACCCATGGCTGATGGATGAGTTCTCCCAGATGTGGGAGACGCCCTTCTCACCCACGGACCCTACCTTCCCCTGCACACAACAGCGCCCACCCGGTCTGTctgttgcagctgccaagGACCGCATGTATATGGCCAATCACAATCTGAACTTGCAGTTGAACCTTGGCGCTCTGAGCTTGTTGATTCCGAATACCGCTCAGATTGACGAGATCAATGCTGTGAATGGCAGTGGTAGTCTAGGTGCAATGGCTCAAAACTGCACAG CAACCTGGGGCCGTCCACCCAACATGCTTCTGGTCGATTACTATAACTATGGGAATTTCAACGGCTCGGTCTTCGAGGTCGCTGCGGAGATGAACAATGTGACGTACAACGGTAAATGCTGTGGCAAGACTTCTGGCGCCCTGCGCGAGATTTCTGTCGCCGATATGTCAACGGTGCTGGTGGTGGCAGTGGGAGTGCAGATGGTGATATCTGTATTCTGA
- a CDS encoding Actin cortical patch SUR7/pH-response regulator PalI, whose product MKTDNDQRKLPFFKSAIPIDRQRKASVQWHRLVRSLLYLIAWIFLVLVVIGNTYNRPVIRSTYFLYLDLSNVIPVSIPNAVLINSIAQSIGLHDFYQVGLWNFCEGYNGQGITHCSKPETLYAFNPVDIILNELLAGATIALPADIESPLKLARTASHWMFGLFLAAAVLNFVLIFVARLAVSSRHPRSIKAWAAGYRDGHSPVGNPPHRRRTFVWLRALPMLILTFFTALVTIAGSIIATVMFVIFANVFSNADQSINIQAHVGTQMLVFMWIASTFSLLAFILQIGSCCAACCRGRRARKQLKSQGINWHEKGAVAPVVPKDR is encoded by the exons ATGAAGACGGACAATGACCAACGAAAGCTACCCTTTTTCAAGTCCGCTATCCCAATTGACCGCCAGCGAAAGGCCTCCGTCCAATGGCATCGCCTAGTACGGTCGCTGTTGTACTTGATCGCTTGGATCTTTTTGGTGCTGGTAGTCATTGGCAACACCTATAATAGACCAGTCATACGCAGTACCTATTTCCTCTACCTCGATCTGTCCAATGTGATTCCAGTCTCGATTCCAAATGCCGTCCTGATCAACTCTATCGCCCAATCTATCGGTCTGCATGACTTTTACCAGGTCGGCCTATGGAACTTCTGTGAAGGATATAATGGACAGGGCATCACGCACTGCTCCAAACCGGAGACTCTCTATGCCTTTAATCCTGTGGATATCATCCTTAATGAACTGTTAGCTGGTGCTACCA TCGCTCTCCCAGCCGATATCGAAAGCCCGTTGAAACTAGCTCGTACCGCTTCCCACTGGATGTTCGGTCTTTTTCTCGCTGCGGCAGTCCTCAATTTCGTCCTGATCTTCGTCGCCCGACTCGCCGTATCCTCGCGACACCCGCGGAGCATTAAAGCCTGGGCAGCAGGCTACCGCGATGGTCATTCGCCCGTCGGGAATCCACCCCACCGCCGTCGCACCTTCGTTTGGCTGCGCGCCCTGCCCATGCTGATTCTGACATTTTTCACTGCACTGGTGACGATCGCCGGGTCCATTATCGCAACGGTCATGTTCGTGATCTTTGCCAATGTCTTCTCCAACGCCGACCAGAGTATCAACATTCAGGCCCACGTCGGTACCCAGATGCTGGTCTTTATGTGGATCGCTTCAACGTTCAGTCTATTGGCTTTTATTCTCCAGATTGGTTCATGTTGTGCGGCTTGCTGTCGTGGCCGGAGGGCGCGTAAGCAGCTCAAGTCGCAGGGTATCAACTGGCACGAAAAGGGCGCGGTTGCCCCTGTGGTGCCCAAGGATCGATGA